The Hemicordylus capensis ecotype Gifberg chromosome 6, rHemCap1.1.pri, whole genome shotgun sequence genome window below encodes:
- the LOC128330854 gene encoding olfactory receptor 4Q3-like produces the protein MNGSTITGFVLLGFTSSHTVQLLLFTLVLACYTTTLLGNFLIMVTVLSERKLFQSPMYFFLVNLSLLDMFLGSVGTPKLVADLLNNGSTISYGSCMAQLYFLHIFGGTEILLLTIMGYDRYLAICHPLRYKAIMDREHCFRLLTVCWTVGFIHGTMQIVAITRLPFCGLNVLDNFFCDIPQVIKLACSDNSVVELVMFVNASLIILPCFLSLLSSYVIILATFCGRFGKGGRKAFSTCGSHLTVVSLFYSSIVFVYLKLFSTSKVDKIASVFYMVITPALNPLIYSLRNQEMKAAMGKLKIKCKLLLLPQRKDICENSFPCKRRCCA, from the coding sequence ATGAATGGATCCACCATTACAGGGTTTGTTTTGCTGGGCTTCACCTCCTCCCACACTGTTCAGCTTTTACTTTTCACCCTGGTCTTGGCATGCTACACCACCACCTTACTGGGCAACTTCCTGATCATGGTGACTGTGTTGTCTGAGCGTAAGCTATTCCAGAgccccatgtatttcttccttGTCAACCTGTCCCTCCTCGACATGTTTCTGGGATCAGTAGGAACTCCAAAGTTAGTGGCTGACTTATTGAACAATGGCTCCACCATCTCCTACGGAAGCTGCATGGCCCAGCTGTACTTCCTCCACATCTTCGGGGGTACAGAGATACTGCTCCTCACGATCATGGGATATGATCGCTATTTGGCCATCTGCCACCCGCTGAGATACAAAGCCATCATGGACCGGGAACATTGCTTCAGGCTTCTCACAGTGTGTTGGACAGTTGGCTTCATCCATGGCACCATGCAGATAGTGGCAATTACCAGGCTCCCATTCTGTGGGCTCAATGTCCTGGACAATTTCTTCTGTGACATACCACAGGTAATCAAGCTGGCCTGCTCAGACAACTCTGTTGTGGAATTAGTCATGTTTGTCAATGCCAGTCTGATAATTCTGCCATGCTTTCTCAGCTTACTGAGTTCATATGTCATCATCCTGGCCACCTTCTGTGGCcgttttgggaagggtggtaggAAGGCTTTTTCCACCTGTGGCTCCCACCTGACAGTAGTCAGCCTCTTCTATTCTTCCATTGTCTTTGTATATCTCAAGCTCTTCTCAACCTCCAAGGTAGACAAGATCGCTTCTGTGTTCTACATGGTGATCACACCTGCTCTCAATCCCTTGATCTACAGCCTGAGGAACCAAGAAATGAAAGCAGCAATGGGGAAGCTGAAAATCAAGTGCAAACTCCTTCTGCTGCCTCAAAGGAAAGACATATGTGAAAATTCCTTTCCCTGCAAAAGACGTTGCTGTGCATAA
- the LOC128330855 gene encoding olfactory receptor 4Q3-like yields MNESTITGFVLLGFTSSRTIQLLLFTLVLACYTTILLGNFLIMVTVLSESKLLQSPMYFFLINLSLLDLSMGSVGTPKLVADLLNNGSTISYRSCMAQLYFLHIFGGTEILLLTIMAYDRYLAICHPLRYTAIMDREHCFRLLTVCWTGGFIHGTMQIVAITQLPFCGLNILDNFFCDIPQVTKLACSDTYIVELVMFVNASLIILPCFLSLLISYVIILATLCGRFGKGGRKAFSTCGSHLTVVSLFYLPIIFVYLKLSSSTQMDKIVSVFYMVITPAFNPLIYTLRNQEMKGAIRKLKSKCKLLLLPQRGNIC; encoded by the coding sequence ATGAATGAATCCACCATTACAGGGTTTGTTTTGCTGGGCTTCACCTCCTCTCGTACTATTCAGCTTTTACTGTTCACCCTGGTCTTGGCATGCTATACCACAATTCTACTGGGCAACTTCCTGATCATGGTGACTGTGTTGTCTGAGAGTAAGCTGCTCCAGAgccccatgtatttcttccttATCAACCTGTCCCTTCTTGACCTGTCTATGGGATCAGTAGGAACTCCAAAGTTAGTGGCTGACCTGTTGAACAATGGCTCCACCATCTCCTACAGAAGCTGCATGGCCCAGCTGTACTTTCTCCACATCTTCGGGGGTACAGAGATACTGCTTCTCACGATCATGGCGTATGATCGCTATTTGGCCATCTGCCACCCGCTGAGATACACAGCCATCATGGACCGGGAACATTGCTTCAGGCTTCTCACAGTGTGTTGGACAGGTGGCTTCATCCATGGCACCATGCAGATAGTGGCAATTACCCAGCTCCCATTTTGTGGGCTCAACATACTAGACAATTTCTTCTGTGACATACCACAGGTAACCAAGCTGGCCTGCTCAGACACCTACATTGTTGAGTTAGTCATGTTTGTCAATGCCAGTCTGATAATTCTGCCATGCTTTCTCAGCTTACTGATTTCATATGTCATCATCCTGGCCACTCTCTGTGGCcgttttgggaagggtggtaggAAGGCTTTTTCCACCTGTGGCTCCCACCTGACAGTAGTCAGCCTCTTCTACTTGCCCATTATCTTTGTCTATCTCAAGCTCTCCTCCAGCACCCAGATGGACAAGATTGTCTCTGTGTTCTACATGGTGATCACACCTGCTTTCAATCCCTTGATCTACACCCTGAGGAACCAAGAAATGAAGGGAGCAATAAGGAAGCTGAAAAGCAAGTGCAAACTGCTCTTGCTGCCTCAAAGGGGAAATATATGTTAA